Proteins encoded together in one Telopea speciosissima isolate NSW1024214 ecotype Mountain lineage chromosome 6, Tspe_v1, whole genome shotgun sequence window:
- the LOC122665404 gene encoding uncharacterized protein LOC122665404, whose product MDDSQVSMVPASQPYFLHSSDQPGSSLVTRLLDGDNFPIWHRAMIMALEAKNKLAFIDGSLPKPDLISPDHSHWVRCNSMVRSWIVHSTVSSTAHCITLIDLAKDAWADLHDQLLQKNAPCIFEIRRAISTHVQGTTSISAYYTTIKGYCDELLSYRHIFTYCCSCMSSLQSILDEDYLMDFLQGLNDSYATVRSQLLLMDPLPSRQQGLFLASSGRMSTFHL is encoded by the coding sequence ATGGACGATTCTCAAGTTTCGATGGTTCCTGCTTCTCAACCTTACTTCTTACATTCTTCCGATCAGCCTGGTTCTTCTTTGGTTACTCGTCTCCTTGATGGAGATAACTTTCCTATCTGGCATCGGGCAATGATCATGGCTCTGGAAGCAAAGAACAAGTTAGCATTCATTGATGGTTCTCTTCCTAAACCTGATCTCATATCTCCTGATCATTCTCATTGGGTACGCTGCAATAGCATGGTACGTTCTTGGATTGTGCATTCAACTGTGTCCTCCACTGCCCATTGTATTACTTTGATTGATTTGGCGAAGGATGCTTGGGCCGATCTTCATGATCAATTGTTACAGAAAAATGCACCTTGTATTTTTGAAATCCGTCGGGCCATCTCTACCCATGTACAAGGGACTACTTCAATCTCTGCTTACTATACCACGATCAAGGGTTATTGTGATGAACTGCTCTCTTATCGCCACATTTTCACATATTGTTGCAGTTGTATGTCTTCTTTACAATCTATTCTTGATGAGGATTACCTCATGGATTTTTTACAAGGCCTGAACGACTCTTATGCTACTGTCCGTAGTCAATTGTTGCTCATGGACCCCTTGCCTTCCCGTCAACAAGGCTTATTCCTTGCTTCTTCAGGAAGAATGTCAACGTTCCATTTATGA
- the LOC122665405 gene encoding U-box domain-containing protein 33-like, whose product MKIGEGAFGNVYKGSLHQTPVAIKRFNFHNLEGQSSSDFQREVEVLSKVRHRNLVTLIGACPEASSLIYEYLPNGSLEDRLTCKDGTPPLSWKTRFRIAKEICSALIFLHSNKPDSIVHGDLKPSNILLDVNFVSKLGDFGIASFIPRDEKLIDTTTLLCIADPKGTIGYVDPEFLTTGELTSKADIYSFGIVVLQLLTGKSAMWLRKKVQFALDEGTLDDILDASAGDWPLVDVKQLAQMALRCCEMNRKNRPNLELEVWNMLDHVVEDSNLTS is encoded by the exons ATGAAGATCGGAGAAGGGGCATTTGGGAATGTCTACAAAGGATCCCTTCACCAAACCCCTGTGGCCATAAAGAGATTTAATTTTCATAACTTGGAAGGACAAAGTAGCTCAGATTTCCAACGGGAG GTTGAAGTCTTGAGCAAGGTAAGGCATCGAAACCTTGTTACTCTCATTGGGGCCTGTCCTGAAGCTTCTTCACTTATATATGAATACCTCCCAAATGGTAGCCTTGAGGATAGACTCACTTGTAAGGATGGCACTCCACCTCTTTCATGGAAAACTCGATTCCGAATAGCCAAGGAGATCTGCTCAGCCCTAATCTTCCTTCATTCCAATAAACCTGACAGCATAGTTCATGGGGATCTCAAACCATCAAATATCCTTCTTGATGTAAATTTTGTAAGCAAACTTGGTGATTTTGGGATTGCTAGCTTTATCCCTCGTGATGAAAAATTGATCGACACAACCACACTATTGTGCATAGCTGACCCAAAGGGAACCATTGGCTACGTAGACCCCGAGTTTCTAACAACTGGAGAGCTTACATCGAAGGCAGACATTTATTCATTTGGAATTGTAGTTTTACAGCTTTTGACTGGGAAATCAGCCATGTGGTTAAGAAAGAAAGTGCAATTTGCGCTGGATGAGGGAACTCTGGATGACATATTAGATGCATCAGCAGGTGATTGGCCTTTGGTAGATGTGAAGCAGCTAGCTCAAATGGCATTGAGGTGCTGTGAGATGAATCGGAAGAATCGGCCAAACCTTGAGTTAGAAGTGTGGAATATGCTCGATCATGTTGTTGAAGACTCAAATTTAACTTCGTAA